The Arachis hypogaea cultivar Tifrunner chromosome 16, arahy.Tifrunner.gnm2.J5K5, whole genome shotgun sequence genome contains a region encoding:
- the LOC112754464 gene encoding uncharacterized protein isoform X2, translating into MQGVEQQNNNQQLVVQNSGSLSFSSQLSKEDEEMSRSALSTFRAKEEEIERKKMEVREKVQLQLGRVEEETKRLATIREELEALADPMRKEVALVRKKIDSVNKELKPLGHTCQKKEREYKEALEAFNEKNREKVQLITKLMELVSESERLRMKKLEELSKNIDSMQ; encoded by the exons ATGCAAGGAGTGGAGCAACAGAACAATAACCAGCAGCTGGTGGTGCAGAACTCGGGGAGCCTGAGCTTCAGCAGCCAGCTGTCAAAGGAAGATGAAGAGATGTCCAGGTCGGCACTCTCCACCTTCAGAGCCAAGGAGGAAGAGATTGAGAGGAAGAAGATGGAGGTCCGAGAGAAGGTCCAGCTCCAGCTCGGTCGCGTCGAGGAAGAAACCAAACGCCTTGCCACCATTCGCGAG GAGCTTGAAGCGCTGGCAGATCCAATGAGGAAGGAGGTTGCACTTGTCCGGAAAAAGATTGATTCCGTAAACAAAGAATTAAAACCACTAGGCCATACCTGCCAGAAGAAG GAAAGAGAATACAAAGAAGCACTTGAGGCTTTTAATGAAAAGAACAGGGAAAAAGTACAGCTAATCACCAAGTTAATGGAG CTGGTGAGTGAAAGTGAAAGATTGAGGATGAAAAAGCTGGAGGAGCTGAGTAAGAACATAGATTCCATGCAATGA
- the LOC112754464 gene encoding uncharacterized protein isoform X1, with the protein MQGVEQQNNNQQLVVQNSGSLSFSSQLSKEDEEMSRSALSTFRAKEEEIERKKMEVREKVQLQLGRVEEETKRLATIREELEALADPMRKEVALVRKKIDSVNKELKPLGHTCQKKEREYKEALEAFNEKNREKVQLITKLMELDQLVSESERLRMKKLEELSKNIDSMQ; encoded by the exons ATGCAAGGAGTGGAGCAACAGAACAATAACCAGCAGCTGGTGGTGCAGAACTCGGGGAGCCTGAGCTTCAGCAGCCAGCTGTCAAAGGAAGATGAAGAGATGTCCAGGTCGGCACTCTCCACCTTCAGAGCCAAGGAGGAAGAGATTGAGAGGAAGAAGATGGAGGTCCGAGAGAAGGTCCAGCTCCAGCTCGGTCGCGTCGAGGAAGAAACCAAACGCCTTGCCACCATTCGCGAG GAGCTTGAAGCGCTGGCAGATCCAATGAGGAAGGAGGTTGCACTTGTCCGGAAAAAGATTGATTCCGTAAACAAAGAATTAAAACCACTAGGCCATACCTGCCAGAAGAAG GAAAGAGAATACAAAGAAGCACTTGAGGCTTTTAATGAAAAGAACAGGGAAAAAGTACAGCTAATCACCAAGTTAATGGAG CTTGACCAGCTGGTGAGTGAAAGTGAAAGATTGAGGATGAAAAAGCTGGAGGAGCTGAGTAAGAACATAGATTCCATGCAATGA